A single window of Rhipicephalus microplus isolate Deutch F79 chromosome 5, USDA_Rmic, whole genome shotgun sequence DNA harbors:
- the LOC119174416 gene encoding ADP-ribosylation factor-like protein 6, which yields MRNMGFFDKLVSFLGLKKKHASVLVVGLDNSGKSTILNHFKPDDQKAMDIVPTVGFNVDSFKMKNLALTAFDMSGQGRYRNLWEHYYKDTDGIIFVVDSTDALRMVVAKDELDMMLQHKDFKDRPVPILFFANKMDLKEALSSVKVSQALGLDVLKTKPWHICASNALTGEGLQEGLEWLSEQIQALLQKKR from the coding sequence ATGCGAAATATGGGCTTCTTCGACAAGCTCGTCAGTTTTCTCGGCTTGAAGAAGAAGCACGCCAGTGTTTTGGTGGTCGGCTTGGACAACAGTGGTAAGAGCACTATTTTAAATCATTTCAAGCCCGACGACCAGAAAGCGATGGACATTGTGCCTACGGTGGGCTTCAACGTGGACTCCTTCAAGATGAAGAATTTGGCGCTCACGGCTTTTGACATGTCCGGCCAGGGAAGGTACCGCAATCTCTGGGAGCACTACTACAAAGACACGGATGGAATAATATTCGTCGTGGACAGTACGGACGCACTCAGGATGGTAGTAGCCAAGGATGAACTGGACATGATGCTACAGCACAAGGATTTCAAGGATCGTCCGGTGCCGATTTTGTTTTTCGCCAACAAAATGGACCTCAAGGAAGCTTTGTCTAGTGTGAAAGTAAGCCAGGCGCTGGGATTGGATGTGCTGAAAACGAAGCCGTGGCACATTTGTGCGAGCAATGCACTGACTGGTGAAGGTTTGCAAGAAGGCCTAGAGTGGCTCAGTGAACAAATACAGGCTCTTCTACAGAAAAAAAGGTAG
- the LOC119174415 gene encoding uncharacterized protein LOC119174415 isoform X2: MAALFSRSVLKVSVAQICQNIGWHAVHQSTLELLADILHRYVLEIARTAQAYSNQDGRTEPNLDDLSLAFSHLGILLNELEEYINNVEPVAFAKRVPQFPVARPTNLLHPKPGSRELLQRPEWVHEFFPPMHPELEEEESMLLSPGSANDGMKRDMASNSAGEEASSPQGSPQPAKRNSDGSETPTPKRFRLCTEEEGQPMREVTSVFMTPSGFISPAREGKLPEPSAPSSFIKTLPAGMAFDSDSSDSIDLPHKEVKVKEPKKTIKVKKEGKDGKKAKASKKDNKENTHLKKAPTLFVPFMSKKSSSSNPMLKIKKKLAKGLKLSKELKLSKELKLSKELKLSKELKLSKELKLSKDGSSKIGKIKSKNKEGKVKEGKIKEGKIKEGKSKEGKSKEGKNKDGSKSKSKSKNKLGNPGGTGGLMAVAGLTPKPTKMKSLNKSKNPTSKAEKREKKKQAAAAAAAENPISFLFAPLPTPPPLAPVSAPPPAPPPPAPPPPAPSSPPVLSPPHLPLSLTSMIPPSMLSTMTPLQVMACKAEEERSKLNAAAAAAAAAAQETPMVVDDPYEDEPLSREESPEPRLVIDDSPETLSKQEKENRLADIEQCIDAVIQKAREESRLEEKRETLEAAMSGMLNRKLEPRDVYDFTDSDSSPPPTPKTPDLVGSPAPKKEVKEPSPEHVPGPPVVTEHKKSKEKTKSKKKSGKNKSASGTLSPKKGLPKTPEMKASPLIALSQRSETSPEPAPSFSGVFPFSQQQPQLQQPQQPTGPLFSPKFPAFGSPPTQGFLPAFPFSSQLRAGTSSHFPTPPLFVPPPSSREDMSPASSPTAPPPGGGLMGPVVLGGSPFAVKTLAEKKAIPPIVPSTTRIDEDKPSFSKSDKDGEKSKAKEKKEKKADKKEHAKKKPKEKLKEKPPKEKKEAKAKLKAPEKTKAEKKAKTKVGKEKEKKKGKEEKKKDDSIPKITVKLGSTPKPSATKILFKALAQGGGGSSPPDPFAGSPPSSPVRARSPSPPVLAPVAAPPPPQPQTSGRGSKASSKASKSAAAAPPASQQPQLAEAVSPLPTARMVITETVGTIVDERGNKIWICPACAKPDDGSPMIGCDECDDWYHWVCVGIVVPPKEEESWYCNRCIAKRQGALAKKKKKKHRKDK, from the exons ATGGCAGCTCTGTTTAGTCGTAGTGTCCTGAAGGTTTCGGTTGCTCAGATATGTCAAAACATCGGCTGGCACGCCGTGCATCAGTCGACTTTGGAGTTGCTCGCTGACATACTTCATCGCTATGTACTTGAAATCGCCCGGACAGCGCAAGCCTATTCAAACCAAG ATGGGCGAACTGAGCCCAACTTGGATGATCTGTCGCTAGCGTTCAGTCACTTGGGTATCCTGCTGAACGAACTTGAAGAGTACATCAACAACGTCGAGCCCGTGGCGTTTGCCAAGAGGGTACCTCAGTTTCCGGTCGCTCGGCCCACGAACCTGCTGCACCCCAAACCTGGCAGCCGAGAGCTGCTGCAGAGGCCGGAGTGGGTGCACGAGTTCTTTCCCCCTATGCACCCTGAGCTCGAAG AGGAGGAAAGTATGCTCTTGTCTCCTGGGTCGGCCAATGATGGCATGAAAAGAGACATGGCGTCCAACAGTGCTGGCGAGGAGGCATCTTCTCCCCAGGGAAGTCCACAGCCTGCCAAGCGAAATTCCGATGGCTCGGAGACCCCCACACCCAAGCGTTTCAG GCTCTGCACAGAGGAAGAGGGCCAGCCCATGAGAGAGGTGACGAGTGTGTTCATGACACCCTCAGGCTTCATCTCACCAGCTCGAGAGGGCAAGCTACCAGAGCCAAGCGCTCCGTCGTCGTTCATCAAGACCCTGCCGGCTGGCATGGCCTTTGACTCTGATTCTTCAGACAGCATAGATTTGCCACACAAGGAAGTGAAGGTGAAGGAGCCTAAGAAAACGATAAAGGTGAAGAAAGAGGGCAAAGATGGCAAGAAGGCCAAGGCGAGCAAAAAGGACAACAAGGAGAACACACACCTTAAGAAGGCCCCTACGCTTTTCGTCCCTTTCATGAGCAAAAAGAGTTCGAGCAGTAACCCCATGCTCAAGATTAAAAAGAAGCTTGCCAAGGGCCTGAAGCTGTCCAAGGAGCTGAAGCTGTCCAAGGAGCTGAAGCTGTCGAAGGAGCTGAAGCTGTCCAAAGAGCTGAAGCTGTCCAAAGAGCTGAAGCTCTCCAAGGATGGTAGCAGCAAAATAGGTAAGATCAAGTCCAAGAACAAGGAGGGAAAAGTGAAGGAAGGAAAGATCAAAGAGGGCAAAATcaaggagggcaagagcaaagaAGGGAAGAGcaaagaaggaaaaaacaaaGATGGTTCCAAGTCAAAATCTAAAAGCAAGAACAAGCTGGGGAACCCAGGGGGCACAGGAGGCTTGATGGCAGTAGCCGGCCTGACGCCAAAGCCGACAAAAATGAAGTCGCTGAACAAGTCAAAGAATCCGACTTCAAAAgcagaaaagagagagaagaaaaagcaggcAGCCGCAGCCGCAGCCGCCGAAAACCCTATTTCCTTCTTATTTGCACCACTGCCTACACCACCTCCCCTTGCACCTGTCTCAGCGCCGCCCCCTGCCCCACCTCCTCCTGCCCCACCACCGCCGGCACCATCTTCACCACCTGTGTTGTCTCCACCTCACTTGCCTCTGTCATTGACTTCCATGATTCCTCCCTCCATGCTGTCAACCATGACACCACTGCAAGTGATGGCATGCAAGGCGGAAGAGGAACGGAGCAAGCtgaatgcagccgctgccgccgcagctgcgGCCGCACAAGAAACTCCGATGGTCGTGGACGACCCATACGAGGACGAGCCACTTTCTCGCGAGGAGTCTCCAGAGCCGAGGCTCGTGATCGACGACTCGCCTGAGACACTCAGCAAGCAGGAGAAGGAGAACCGGCTGGCTGACATAGAGCAGTGCATTGACGCTGTGATCCAGAAGGCAAGAGAGGAATCTCGGCTGGAAGAGAAGAGGGAGACTTTGGAGGCAGCTATGTCAGGCATGCTGAATCGCAAGCTGGAGCCACGGGATGTCTACGACTTCACAGACTCCGACTCGTCGCCGCCGCCGACACCCAAGACACCGGATTTAGTGGGCTCGCCAGCTCCAAAGAAGGAAGTCAAGGAACCGTCACCGGAGCATGTTCCAGGACCACCCGTTGTCACAGAACACAAGAAGTCCAAAGAGAAGACTAAAAGCAAGAAGAAGTCTGGAAAGAATAAGTCGGCTTCGGGAACGCTGTCCCCGAAAAAGGGGCTTCCTAAGACACCGGAAATGAAGGCATCTCCCCTGATCGCCCTTTCCCAGCGATCAGAAACATCTCCGGAGCCGGCACCCAGCTTCTCGGGCGTGTTTCCCTTTTCGCAACAACAGCCACAACTGCAGCAGCCTCAGCAACCAACCGGTCCCCTGTTCTCGCCGAAGTTCCCTGCTTTTGGGTCACCGCCCACTCAGGGTTTCCTGCCGGCGTTTCCATTTTCCTCGCAGCTTCGAGCAGGCACGTCGTCCCATTTCCCGACACCCCCACTGTTTGTGCCACCACCTTCCTCTCGTGAAGACATGTCGCCAGCATCCTCCCCAACAGCACCCCCCCCTGGAGGAGGCCTTATGGGTCCTGTAGTACTTGGTGGGAGTCCCTTCGCCGTCAAGACCTTAGCTGAGAAGAAAGCCATCCCACCCATTGTGCCGTCCACAACCCGAATAGATGAAGACAAGCCATCCTTTTCCAAATCCGACAAAGATGGTGAAAAG AGTAAAGccaaagagaagaaagagaagaaagccGACAAGAAAGAGCATGCCAAGAAGAAGCCAAAGGAGAAGCTGAAGGAGAAGCCGCCCAAGGAGAAGAAAGAGGCCAAGGCCAAGCTCAAGGCTCCCGAGAAGACCAAGGCGGAGAAGAAGGCTAAAACGAAAGTTGGCaaggagaaggagaaaaagaaagggaaagaggagaag AAGAAGGACGACAGCATTCCTAAGATCACTGTAAAGCTTGGAAGCACTCCGAAGCCCAGTGCAACAAAAAT CCTCTTCAAAGCGCTGGCCCAAGGCGGCGGTGGCTCCTCGCCTCCGGACCCATTTGCGGGGTCACCGCCGTCCTCTCCCGTGCGAGCCCGCAGCCCGTCGCCGCCAGTGTTGGCTCCCGTGGCTGCGCCTCCGCCACCCCAGCCGCAGACGAGCGGCCGGGGCAGCAAGGCATCGTCCAAGGCCTCCAAGAGTGCGGCTGCCGCACCCCCTGCCTCCCAGCAACCGCAGCTGGCCGAGGCCGTCTCTCCGCTCCCCACGGCCAGGATGGTCATCACTGAGACCGTCGGCACCATTGTG
- the LOC119174415 gene encoding uncharacterized protein LOC119174415 isoform X1, whose protein sequence is MAALFSRSVLKVSVAQICQNIGWHAVHQSTLELLADILHRYVLEIARTAQAYSNQDGRTEPNLDDLSLAFSHLGILLNELEEYINNVEPVAFAKRVPQFPVARPTNLLHPKPGSRELLQRPEWVHEFFPPMHPELEEEESMLLSPGSANDGMKRDMASNSAGEEASSPQGSPQPAKRNSDGSETPTPKRFRLCTEEEGQPMREVTSVFMTPSGFISPAREGKLPEPSAPSSFIKTLPAGMAFDSDSSDSIDLPHKEVKVKEPKKTIKVKKEGKDGKKAKASKKDNKENTHLKKAPTLFVPFMSKKSSSSNPMLKIKKKLAKGLKLSKELKLSKELKLSKELKLSKELKLSKELKLSKDGSSKIGKIKSKNKEGKVKEGKIKEGKIKEGKSKEGKSKEGKNKDGSKSKSKSKNKLGNPGGTGGLMAVAGLTPKPTKMKSLNKSKNPTSKAEKREKKKQAAAAAAAENPISFLFAPLPTPPPLAPVSAPPPAPPPPAPPPPAPSSPPVLSPPHLPLSLTSMIPPSMLSTMTPLQVMACKAEEERSKLNAAAAAAAAAAQETPMVVDDPYEDEPLSREESPEPRLVIDDSPETLSKQEKENRLADIEQCIDAVIQKAREESRLEEKRETLEAAMSGMLNRKLEPRDVYDFTDSDSSPPPTPKTPDLVGSPAPKKEVKEPSPEHVPGPPVVTEHKKSKEKTKSKKKSGKNKSASGTLSPKKGLPKTPEMKASPLIALSQRSETSPEPAPSFSGVFPFSQQQPQLQQPQQPTGPLFSPKFPAFGSPPTQGFLPAFPFSSQLRAGTSSHFPTPPLFVPPPSSREDMSPASSPTAPPPGGGLMGPVVLGGSPFAVKTLAEKKAIPPIVPSTTRIDEDKPSFSKSDKDGEKFSMDKYWKPGLRKGRLSAAVRRVVKSKAKEKKEKKADKKEHAKKKPKEKLKEKPPKEKKEAKAKLKAPEKTKAEKKAKTKVGKEKEKKKGKEEKKKDDSIPKITVKLGSTPKPSATKILFKALAQGGGGSSPPDPFAGSPPSSPVRARSPSPPVLAPVAAPPPPQPQTSGRGSKASSKASKSAAAAPPASQQPQLAEAVSPLPTARMVITETVGTIVDERGNKIWICPACAKPDDGSPMIGCDECDDWYHWVCVGIVVPPKEEESWYCNRCIAKRQGALAKKKKKKHRKDK, encoded by the exons ATGGCAGCTCTGTTTAGTCGTAGTGTCCTGAAGGTTTCGGTTGCTCAGATATGTCAAAACATCGGCTGGCACGCCGTGCATCAGTCGACTTTGGAGTTGCTCGCTGACATACTTCATCGCTATGTACTTGAAATCGCCCGGACAGCGCAAGCCTATTCAAACCAAG ATGGGCGAACTGAGCCCAACTTGGATGATCTGTCGCTAGCGTTCAGTCACTTGGGTATCCTGCTGAACGAACTTGAAGAGTACATCAACAACGTCGAGCCCGTGGCGTTTGCCAAGAGGGTACCTCAGTTTCCGGTCGCTCGGCCCACGAACCTGCTGCACCCCAAACCTGGCAGCCGAGAGCTGCTGCAGAGGCCGGAGTGGGTGCACGAGTTCTTTCCCCCTATGCACCCTGAGCTCGAAG AGGAGGAAAGTATGCTCTTGTCTCCTGGGTCGGCCAATGATGGCATGAAAAGAGACATGGCGTCCAACAGTGCTGGCGAGGAGGCATCTTCTCCCCAGGGAAGTCCACAGCCTGCCAAGCGAAATTCCGATGGCTCGGAGACCCCCACACCCAAGCGTTTCAG GCTCTGCACAGAGGAAGAGGGCCAGCCCATGAGAGAGGTGACGAGTGTGTTCATGACACCCTCAGGCTTCATCTCACCAGCTCGAGAGGGCAAGCTACCAGAGCCAAGCGCTCCGTCGTCGTTCATCAAGACCCTGCCGGCTGGCATGGCCTTTGACTCTGATTCTTCAGACAGCATAGATTTGCCACACAAGGAAGTGAAGGTGAAGGAGCCTAAGAAAACGATAAAGGTGAAGAAAGAGGGCAAAGATGGCAAGAAGGCCAAGGCGAGCAAAAAGGACAACAAGGAGAACACACACCTTAAGAAGGCCCCTACGCTTTTCGTCCCTTTCATGAGCAAAAAGAGTTCGAGCAGTAACCCCATGCTCAAGATTAAAAAGAAGCTTGCCAAGGGCCTGAAGCTGTCCAAGGAGCTGAAGCTGTCCAAGGAGCTGAAGCTGTCGAAGGAGCTGAAGCTGTCCAAAGAGCTGAAGCTGTCCAAAGAGCTGAAGCTCTCCAAGGATGGTAGCAGCAAAATAGGTAAGATCAAGTCCAAGAACAAGGAGGGAAAAGTGAAGGAAGGAAAGATCAAAGAGGGCAAAATcaaggagggcaagagcaaagaAGGGAAGAGcaaagaaggaaaaaacaaaGATGGTTCCAAGTCAAAATCTAAAAGCAAGAACAAGCTGGGGAACCCAGGGGGCACAGGAGGCTTGATGGCAGTAGCCGGCCTGACGCCAAAGCCGACAAAAATGAAGTCGCTGAACAAGTCAAAGAATCCGACTTCAAAAgcagaaaagagagagaagaaaaagcaggcAGCCGCAGCCGCAGCCGCCGAAAACCCTATTTCCTTCTTATTTGCACCACTGCCTACACCACCTCCCCTTGCACCTGTCTCAGCGCCGCCCCCTGCCCCACCTCCTCCTGCCCCACCACCGCCGGCACCATCTTCACCACCTGTGTTGTCTCCACCTCACTTGCCTCTGTCATTGACTTCCATGATTCCTCCCTCCATGCTGTCAACCATGACACCACTGCAAGTGATGGCATGCAAGGCGGAAGAGGAACGGAGCAAGCtgaatgcagccgctgccgccgcagctgcgGCCGCACAAGAAACTCCGATGGTCGTGGACGACCCATACGAGGACGAGCCACTTTCTCGCGAGGAGTCTCCAGAGCCGAGGCTCGTGATCGACGACTCGCCTGAGACACTCAGCAAGCAGGAGAAGGAGAACCGGCTGGCTGACATAGAGCAGTGCATTGACGCTGTGATCCAGAAGGCAAGAGAGGAATCTCGGCTGGAAGAGAAGAGGGAGACTTTGGAGGCAGCTATGTCAGGCATGCTGAATCGCAAGCTGGAGCCACGGGATGTCTACGACTTCACAGACTCCGACTCGTCGCCGCCGCCGACACCCAAGACACCGGATTTAGTGGGCTCGCCAGCTCCAAAGAAGGAAGTCAAGGAACCGTCACCGGAGCATGTTCCAGGACCACCCGTTGTCACAGAACACAAGAAGTCCAAAGAGAAGACTAAAAGCAAGAAGAAGTCTGGAAAGAATAAGTCGGCTTCGGGAACGCTGTCCCCGAAAAAGGGGCTTCCTAAGACACCGGAAATGAAGGCATCTCCCCTGATCGCCCTTTCCCAGCGATCAGAAACATCTCCGGAGCCGGCACCCAGCTTCTCGGGCGTGTTTCCCTTTTCGCAACAACAGCCACAACTGCAGCAGCCTCAGCAACCAACCGGTCCCCTGTTCTCGCCGAAGTTCCCTGCTTTTGGGTCACCGCCCACTCAGGGTTTCCTGCCGGCGTTTCCATTTTCCTCGCAGCTTCGAGCAGGCACGTCGTCCCATTTCCCGACACCCCCACTGTTTGTGCCACCACCTTCCTCTCGTGAAGACATGTCGCCAGCATCCTCCCCAACAGCACCCCCCCCTGGAGGAGGCCTTATGGGTCCTGTAGTACTTGGTGGGAGTCCCTTCGCCGTCAAGACCTTAGCTGAGAAGAAAGCCATCCCACCCATTGTGCCGTCCACAACCCGAATAGATGAAGACAAGCCATCCTTTTCCAAATCCGACAAAGATGGTGAAAAG TTTTCGATGGACAAATACTGGAAG CCTGGACTGAGGAAGGGCAGGCTGTCTGCAGCCGTAAGACGTGTCGTCAAG AGTAAAGccaaagagaagaaagagaagaaagccGACAAGAAAGAGCATGCCAAGAAGAAGCCAAAGGAGAAGCTGAAGGAGAAGCCGCCCAAGGAGAAGAAAGAGGCCAAGGCCAAGCTCAAGGCTCCCGAGAAGACCAAGGCGGAGAAGAAGGCTAAAACGAAAGTTGGCaaggagaaggagaaaaagaaagggaaagaggagaag AAGAAGGACGACAGCATTCCTAAGATCACTGTAAAGCTTGGAAGCACTCCGAAGCCCAGTGCAACAAAAAT CCTCTTCAAAGCGCTGGCCCAAGGCGGCGGTGGCTCCTCGCCTCCGGACCCATTTGCGGGGTCACCGCCGTCCTCTCCCGTGCGAGCCCGCAGCCCGTCGCCGCCAGTGTTGGCTCCCGTGGCTGCGCCTCCGCCACCCCAGCCGCAGACGAGCGGCCGGGGCAGCAAGGCATCGTCCAAGGCCTCCAAGAGTGCGGCTGCCGCACCCCCTGCCTCCCAGCAACCGCAGCTGGCCGAGGCCGTCTCTCCGCTCCCCACGGCCAGGATGGTCATCACTGAGACCGTCGGCACCATTGTG